The genomic DNA GCGCTGATTGCGACGCTCGGCCGGCCGGGATGGCAGGACGAGGGGCCGCGGATGATGGTGGGCACGGCGATGCGGCAGCGGCGCGGGCATTGGGATACGACGCCGGCGAATGCCTGGGGCACGCTGGCGGTGCGCAAGTTTGCTTCGATCTATCCGGCGCAGGCGATTGCGGGGACGACGACCTTGTCGCTCGGCGGGCGATCGATCGCGCGTGGGTGGCCGCTGGCGGCGGAGGCGCGGGTGGCGCGGTTTGCTTTGCCGGGGACGCCATCGCCGTTGTTGCTGTCGCAGGCGGGTGGCGCTGGGCCTTGGGCGAGCGTGTCGGTGAAGGCGGCGGTGCCGCTGACTCGGGCGCTGTCGGCGGGATACCGGCTGACACGCAAGATGGATGTGGTGCAGGCGCGCAATCCGGGTCGGCTGACGCGGGGTGACGTGGTGCGGGTGACGCTGACGGTGGTCGCGTCGGCGGAGCGCAATTGGGTGGTGGTGAGCGATCCGGTGCCGCCCGGGGCGACGGTGATCGGCGGGCTCGGAGGGCAATCTTCGATGCTTGGCGAGGGTGGCGAGAGCGAGGGTGTGTCGCCGGCGTATGTCGAGCGCGGGCGTGAGGCTTGGCGGGGGTATTTCGCCTGGGTGCCGGCGGGGTCGTTCACGGTGAGCTATACGATGCGGTTGAACGGCGCGGGGCGGTTCGCGCTGCCGGCGTCGCGGGTGGAGGCGATGTATTCGCCGGATATCCGCGCGGCCGTGCCGGTGGGTTCGGTGACGGTAGGGTTGAAGTGAGGGCATGCGCGGATAGCGTCTCGGTGGTTTGTGACGGGTGTTGAGCCACGCCGTCATGCCGGGCTCGTCCCGGCATCCACGGTGCCGCGTCACCTGCGGCTGCTGGATGCTGTGAGGGGTGGATGCCGGCACGAGACCGGCATGACGGGTGGCACGTGACGGGCGTCCATCCTGCTCGGGTCGAGCGCGGGATGACTAAGGGCGCGAGGGTGGCGGTCGTCGCGATCCTCGCGCTTGCTGCGCTCTTTGCGCTGGCGGACTGGCTTACGCGGCCGCCGCCGTTGCTGGCTTATGCGCAGGTGCGTGCGACGTGGCGGCCGTCGGAGGCTTGGCTGTACGATCGCAATGGGCGGCTGCTCGATTCGTCGCGGGTCGATTTTGCGGCGCGGCGATTGGCGTGGACGCCGCTGAGCCAAGTCGCGCCGGTCGTGCGCGCGACGATCGTCGCGGCGGAGGATCGGCGGTTTGCCTTGCATGGCGGGGTCGACTGGATCGCGCTGGCGGGCTCGGCGCAGGATCGGATCGCTGGCGAGCGTGGGCGCGGGGCGAGCACGATCGCGATGCAGCTCGCGGGGTTTTTGTCGCCGGTGCTGGCGCAGCCGGGCGCGCGGGGGTGGCGTGACAAGGTGCGGCAGATGCGCGCTGGCGCGGCGCTCGATGAGCGGTGGAGCAAGGACCAGCAGCTCGAGGCGTATCTGAATCTCGCCGGGTTTCGTGGCGAGGCGCAGGGGATCGGGGCGGCGGCGCTGGGGCTGTTCGGCAAGACGCCCGCGAGCCTGTCGCGCGACGATGCGCTGCTGCTCGCGGCGCTGCTGCCGAACCCGCAGGCGAGCGCGGCAGCGGTGGCGCGGCGGGCGTGTGCGATCGCGGGCGAGCGTTGCGCGCGGTTTCCGGCGCTGGCGGCGACGATGCTCGGGCCGGCGCGGAGCCTGGCGCTCGATCCGGGGCTGGCGCCGCATCTGTCCGACCGGCTGCTGACGAAGGCGGGGCTCACCGTGCGCAGCACGCTCGACATCGGCGTGCAGCGGCTGGCGGCGGGGGCGCTGCGGCGGCAATTGCTCGGGCTGGGCGCGACGCGCGCGCGCGATGGCGCGGTAATCGTGGTCGATAATGCCAGCGGCGACGTGCTGGCCTATGTCGGCGGGATTGGGGGCCATTCGACCGCGGCCTCGGTCGATGCGGCGGCGGCGTATCGCCAGGCGGGATCGACGCTGAAGCCGTTCCTGTACGCGCAGGCGATCGAGCGACGGTATCTGACGGCGGCGTCGATCCTCGATGATTCACCGGTGCAGCTCGATACCGCGTCCGGCCTCTATGTGCCGCAGAATTACGATCATGCGTTCAAGGGGCCGGTGTCGGCGCGGGTGGCGCTGGCGGCGTCGCTCAACGTGCCCGCGGTGCGCGCGCTGCTGCTGGTGGGGACCGACGCGTTTCGCGATCGGCTGTGGGACATGGGCTATCGCGGGCTGGTCGAGGATGGCGGATACTACGGGTTCAGCCTGGCGCTGGGCTCCGCCGAGGTGACGCTGGGCGAGCAGGCCGATGCGTATCGCGCGCTGGCGAACGGCGGGCGTTGGTCTCCGTTGCGGCTGACGCTCGACGCGCCGCGCGTTGCGGCAAGGGCGGTCACCGGCCCGGCGGCGGCGTGGATCGTCGGCGACATGCTGGCCGATCCGGCGGCGCGCGCGGGGACGTTCGGGATGGATTCGGCGCTGCGGCTGCCGTTCTGGGCGGCGGTGAAGACGGGGACGTCAAAGGCGATGCGCGACAATTGGTGCGTCGGCTATTCGCGGCGCTTCACGGTGGCGGTGTGGGTGGGCAACGTCGAGGGCGATTCGATGCGGGCGGTGTCGGGCACGAGCGGCGCGGCGCCGGTGTGGCGCGACGTGATGCTGGCGCTTGAGCGGCGCGGGGCGTTGCCGGCGGCTGCTAAGCCGGCAGAGGTGGAGGCGCAGCGCGTGTCGTTTGCGGGTGCGCGCGAATTGCCGCGGCGCGAGTATTTCCTCGCGGGCACGGGGATGACGCGGATCGCGGCGGCGCCGGCGAGCGCGCGGCGGCCGCGGATATCATCACCAGTGAGCGGGAGCGTCTATGCGCTCGATCCCGATATTCCGCCCGATCGCCAACGGCTGGCGGTGGACGTGAGCGGCGCGGTGGCGGCGCATCGGCTGCGGCTGGATGCGCGCGATCTGGGGGCGGTGGAGGCGGCGCCGTTGTTGCGCGCGGGGCCGGGGAAGCATGAGCTTGCGCTGGTCGATTTGAGCGGGCGGACGGTCGATCGGGTCACGTTTACGGTGCGGTAGGCGGCGGGGGATGGTGCCGCGACTGCAGTGCTTCGAGACGGCATTTCGACAGGCTCAATGCCTCGTCAGCACGAACGGGAGCATTATTGTTGTCTGGCGTCAGAAGCTGTGCGCTCGGGTCGAACCAAAGCGGGGGATGCGCGTTGCGGGATCAGTCCCTTTTCCCCTTTCGGGACTAGTGCCGGAACCCAAGCCTGGCACCGGCCGCGCCGCGGCGTAGTTTGTGGCGCGGCCGATCTTGGATGTTTCAAGAGCAGTGGGACGGCATCGCCCTCACCCTTCCCACCGCCTGCGGCGGCGGGCCCCTTCCCTCTCCCGGCGGGAGAGGGAGGAAGACGCGCATTGCGTGGCGGAAGGGTGAGGGCTTTCGAGCGGGAAGCTTGACACTCCACACAGAAAAGGCCGGGCAATCGCTCGCCCGGCCTTCCCGTTTTACTCAGGCGCGCCGCTTACCAGTAGAAGTTGCGGATCGTGTTGAGGACGATGCCGCGGCGGTAATCGACGAGCACCACGTCGTTATAGTGGCGCACCCAGCGCGAATTCACGCGCGCGGCCGGCAGGCGATAGCGCCACGGATCGTTGATCCAGTACCGCTGACCGTAGAACTGCGGGCCGATCCGGCCGCCGACGCGGAAATTGTTGTAGCGGAACGGTGCGCGCCAGTTGCCGCGGGCGTAGAGCGCGCGATTCTGGTTGCGATAGCCCTGCCAGTCGTTGCGACCCCAGTTGCGGTTGCGATCGTTGAACCCGTTGCGGTTCTGGTAGCCGTTGCGATCCTGGAAGCGATCGCGGCGGTCCTCGCGATATTCCTGCCGCGCCTCGCGCAGGTCACCGCGCTCGTCGCGGATATCGCGACGGTCGCCGCGCTGGCGCGCATCGCGCAGCTCGCGGCGCTCCTCGCGGATATCCTGCCGGTCGCGGCGCAGCTCGCCCTGCGACTGCGCACTTGCGACGCCCGGCAGCGCCACTGCGGCCATCAAAGCGGTAATGATCAACTTACGCATGATCGTAAAACCTCCATCCATTGGGCGCAGCGGCATATGTGTCGCCGCGCCATGGAGGTTCAAATCGCATGATTCGTCTGAATGGCGCGGGAATGTGTCTGTCAGCCAAGCGAAAGGATCATGACGGGGGCGTTATTGGTCGGGAACGGGGTCTGTGGGCATGAGCCTGTGCTTCGAGGCGGCATCTCGACCGGCTAAATGCTTCCTCAGCACGAACGGTTGGGGAAGCGCTTACGGACGGCCGCCGCCGCCAGCACCGCCGGCGCCCGCGCCGGCCGCGCCGACCGTGCCGATGTTGCCGAACAGATCCTGGAAGAAGCCGCGCTCGCGGCCGAGCGTGGGGGTGGTGCGCTTGTCGGGGCTGATCGAGGCGACCTGCTCGACGCCGGACTTGCGGATCGCGGCGACGTTG from Sphingomonas radiodurans includes the following:
- the pbpC gene encoding penicillin-binding protein 1C encodes the protein MTKGARVAVVAILALAALFALADWLTRPPPLLAYAQVRATWRPSEAWLYDRNGRLLDSSRVDFAARRLAWTPLSQVAPVVRATIVAAEDRRFALHGGVDWIALAGSAQDRIAGERGRGASTIAMQLAGFLSPVLAQPGARGWRDKVRQMRAGAALDERWSKDQQLEAYLNLAGFRGEAQGIGAAALGLFGKTPASLSRDDALLLAALLPNPQASAAAVARRACAIAGERCARFPALAATMLGPARSLALDPGLAPHLSDRLLTKAGLTVRSTLDIGVQRLAAGALRRQLLGLGATRARDGAVIVVDNASGDVLAYVGGIGGHSTAASVDAAAAYRQAGSTLKPFLYAQAIERRYLTAASILDDSPVQLDTASGLYVPQNYDHAFKGPVSARVALAASLNVPAVRALLLVGTDAFRDRLWDMGYRGLVEDGGYYGFSLALGSAEVTLGEQADAYRALANGGRWSPLRLTLDAPRVAARAVTGPAAAWIVGDMLADPAARAGTFGMDSALRLPFWAAVKTGTSKAMRDNWCVGYSRRFTVAVWVGNVEGDSMRAVSGTSGAAPVWRDVMLALERRGALPAAAKPAEVEAQRVSFAGARELPRREYFLAGTGMTRIAAAPASARRPRISSPVSGSVYALDPDIPPDRQRLAVDVSGAVAAHRLRLDARDLGAVEAAPLLRAGPGKHELALVDLSGRTVDRVTFTVR
- a CDS encoding RcnB family protein, which gives rise to MRKLIITALMAAVALPGVASAQSQGELRRDRQDIREERRELRDARQRGDRRDIRDERGDLREARQEYREDRRDRFQDRNGYQNRNGFNDRNRNWGRNDWQGYRNQNRALYARGNWRAPFRYNNFRVGGRIGPQFYGQRYWINDPWRYRLPAARVNSRWVRHYNDVVLVDYRRGIVLNTIRNFYW